Within the Arthrobacter sp. UKPF54-2 genome, the region GGGCGGGGACGCGGACACGTTTGCCGTCTGGCAGCGGCTCGTGGCTCAGTCGAAGCGCTACTTCAACGCGATCTACGCGATGCTCGGCATCAGCCTCACCGACGACCACATCGCCGGCGAAAGCTCCTACGACGCGCACTTGGCACAGCTGTGCCAGGAACTCGAGGAGCGCGGCATCGCCCGGATCAGCGAGGGCGCGCTCTGCACCTTCCCGGCCGGCTTCACCGGGCGCGACGGCGACCCGCTGCCGCTCATCATCCGCAAGTCCGACGGCGGCTACGGCTACGGCACCACCGACCTCGCCACCATCCGCTACCGGGTCCGGGAACTGGCAGCCGACCGCGTGCTCTACGTGGTGGGCGCCCCGCAGAACGTGCACCTGCGGATGGTGATGGCCACCGCCCGCGACGCCGGCTGGCTGCCCGACACGGTGGAGGCCACCCACGTCCAGATCGGCAACGTCCTCGGCGAGGACGGCAAGATCCTCAAGTCCCGCGCCGGCAACCCGGTCAAGCTGATGGCGCTGCTGCGCGAGGCCGTGGACCGTGCCCGCGCCGTCATCGATGCCAGCCGGCCGGAGCTCAGTGACGACGAGCGGGCGGTCACGGCCCGGCAGGTGGGCATCGGCGCGGTTAAGTACGCGGACCTCTCCACCGGCCACGACACCGAGTACGTCTTCGACTTCGACCGGATGCTCGCGCTGACCGGCAACACGGGCCCGTACGTCCAGTACGCCGCCGCCCGGATCCGGTCCATCCTGCGCAAGGCCGGCGCGCTGGAGCAGGACCTCGGCCCCGGCGCGCCGGCGGCGACCATCGCCGTCGTCGAACCCGCCGAACGCGCGCTGGCCCTGCACCTGCTCGAATACGACGCTACGCTGCACAAGGTCGGTGAACTGCTCGAACCGCACCGGTTCTGCGCCTACCTGTTCGAACTCGCGCAGCTGTTCACTTCCTTCTACGACCAGTGCCCCGTGCTCAAGGCCGAGGCCACGGTCCGCGACTCCCGGCTGGCCCTGTGCGGACTCGTGCTGCGCAGGCTCTCCAGCGGCCTGGACCTGCTGGGCATCGAGACGCCGGAGAACATGTGAGCCCGGAGGCGCCCGCGGCAGGCTCTCCTGGGGACGGTTCGTTGGGGTCGGTGGAGGCCGCACGGGTGGCCGTCGCCGCCCTGATCGGGTCCGGGGTGCGCTACGTCGTGGTGGCACCGGGATCCCGCTCCGCCCCGATGGCCTACGCCCTGGCCGAGGCCGACGCCGCCGGCCGGGTGGAGCTGCTGGTCCGGATCGACGAACGCGACGCCGGCTTCACCGCCCTGGGCCTGGCCCTGGCCACCGGCGCCCCCGCCGCCGTCCTGACCACCTCGGGCACCGCCGTCGGGAACCTGCTGCCGGCCGTGATGGAAGCCAACCACGCCGCCGTGCCGCTGGTGGTCCTCTCCGCCGACCGGCCCGAGGAACTCCGCGGCACCGGGGCGAACCAGACCACCGTGCAACCGGACCTGTTCGGCGAGCACGTCCGCTTCGCCGCCGACGTGCCGGCCGGCGAGAACCCGCTCCGGGCCGTCGAGACCGCGCTGAACGCCGCCACCGGCGCCTTCAAGGACATCCCGCCCGGCCCCGTGCAGCTGAACCTCGCCTTCCGCGACCCGCTGGTCCCGGCCGCGCGCGACGGCCTCGGCGAGGGCTCCGGCCGCCGGATCCACCAGGCCGCGCGCCACCCGCTGGCGCTGGACTTCCCGGACGCCTCCCCGGCCCTGCCCGAGCGGCGCACCGTCGTGCTCGCCGGGCACGACGCCGGACCGGTCGCCGAGGCGTTCGCCCGCGCCCAAGGCCTGCCGCTGCTCGCCGAACCTTCCTCCAACGCCCGCTTCGGCCCGAACGCCGTCGGACCCTACCGGCTGCTGCTGGAGCATTTCGGCCCGGACTCCGGCCAGCCGATTGAACGCGTGGTGCTGTTCGGCCGGCCCACCCTTTCCCGGCCCGTGTCGGCCCTCCTCGCCCGCGCCGACGTGCCCTCCGCCCTCTACCAGCCGGTCCAGGTGGCCTGGTACGAGCCCGGCCGGCGCACCGAGCTGCCGCTCGAGACCCTGGCGGACCTGGCCGACTTCGCCGGCCGGGGCAGCCCGGCGTGGCTCGACACCTGGCTGCTGGCCGGCGCCGCCGCCCAGCACACCCTGGACCTGGTGCTGGCCGGTTCAGCTTCCTCCTCTGCCGGCTCCGGGACCGCCTCCGGCCCCGCCTCCGGCCCCGCCGTGGGCGCCTTGGTCTGGGAGCACGCCCGCGGGCAGTTGGTCCTGGGCTCTTCCAACGGGATCCGCGACGTTGATCTGGCCGGCGCCCCGGCCCCGGAACCGCAGGCCACCGTCTTCGCCAACCGCGGTCTGGCCGGGATCGACGGTACCCTCGCCACCGCCACCGGCATCGCCGTCGGCGGCCGGCAGGAAACCACCGTGCTGCTCGGCGACGTGACCTTCCTGCACGACGCCGGCGGGTTGCTGCTCGGCGCGGGGGAGACCGAACCGGCGCTGCGGATCGTGGTCCTCAACGACGCCGGCGGGGCCATCTTCGGGCTGCTGGAGCACGGCGCCGTCGAGCAGTCCGGCCGCTATGGCACCGCCGTCGAACGCCTCTTCGGCACCCCGCACACCGTGGACTTCTCCGCACTGGCAGCGGCGTATGGCGTCGCCCACCGCACGGCCAGCACGACGGCGGAGCTCGCCGCGGCGCTGGAGGAACCCGTGCATGGCCGCAGCATCATCGAGGTGCGGACCGACCGCCAGGGCCTCCGCGAACTGCACGGACGGCTCCGCGAGGCCGTGTCCGCCGCCGTGGCAGGCGTCCTCGGCGGATAGCCCGCGTTTCCCCGCCGCCGCGCCAACGGGTTGCCGCTACGCAAAAGGACAGCCGCTACGTGGATCCACGTAGCGGCTGTCCTGAATCGGCGCGAAGAGTCCTAGTCGGCGATGTCGATGTGCGTCGGGTCGAGCACGCGCCGGAGGAATTCCTTGGTGCGGGGCTGGGTTGGGGCGCCAACAACCTGTTCGGCTGCGCCTTCCTCCACCACAACGCCGCCGTCCATAAAGACCACCCGGTCGGCGACTTCGCGGGCGAAGCCCATCTCGTGGGTGACCACCAGCATGGTCATGCCTTCCTTGGCCAGGTTCCGCATGACGGCGAGCACGTCGCCCACGGTCTCCGGGTCCAGGGCCGACGTCGGCTCGTCGAAGAGCATCAGTTCCGGGTCCATGCTCAGCGCCCGGGCGATGGCCACACGCTGCTGCTGGCCGCCGGAGAGCTGGTCCGGGAAGCGGTCCGCGAGGTGGTCCAGGCCCACGCGGGCCAGGTTCTTCCGGGCCACGGCCGCGGCTTCGTCCTGGCTGCGCTTGAGCACCTTGGTCTGCGCGATCGTGCAGTTCTGCAGCGCGTTCAGGTGCGGGAAGAGGTTGAATTGCTGGAACACCATGCCCACCTTGCGGCGCATCTTGTCGATGTCCACGTCCGGGTCCGTCGATTCGAACCCGCCGACGTGGATGGTGCCCTCGTTGGGCTGCTCGAGCAGGTTCACGCAGCGCAGCAGGGTGGACTTGCCGGAGCCGGAGGGTCCGATCAGGCAGACCACTTCGCCGGGAGCGACCTCAAGGTTGATGCCTTTGAGGACCTCGTTCGAGCCGTAGGACTTGCGGAGGTCCTTGATGGAGACCCCCGCGGCCTGGATCTGCTTCGCGGCGGCCGACGACGTTGATTCAGTCATGGTCCTAGCCCTTCGTCTTGGCGGTGCGGGATTCAAAGCGGCGGGCCAGAATACCGAGCGGCACGGTGATGATCAGGTAGCAGGCGCCGGCGATCACCAGCGGGGTCAGACCGGCGTTGGGCTGCGTGATGCCGTCGCGGCCGAACTTGGTCAGTTCGTACTGCGATGCGGCCAGGCCCAGCAGGTAGACGAGCGAGGAGTCCTTGGTCAGCAGGATGACCTCGTTGGTCAGCGGTGGCAGGACGATCTTGAAGGCCTGCGGAATCACGATCGAGACCATGGCGCGCCAGTGCGGCATGCCGAGTGACCGGGCGGCCTCAAGCTGGCCCTTCGGCACGGCCTGCAGCCCGGCGCGCAGGGTTTCGGCGATGTAGGCCGCCGCGACCATGCCGAGCGCCAGCATCACGGTGACGTAGATGTCGAAGCGGACACCGAACGCCGTAGGGATGCCGAAACCGAAGGCGATGAAGACCAGCAGGGCCGGGACGCCGCGGAAGAACTCGATGTAGAGCGTCGCGATCCAGCGCCACACGGCCACCGAGGAGAGTTTCATCAGTGCCAGCAGCAGTCCGCCGGAGAGGCCCACCACAAAGCTCAGGGCGGTGTAGATGAGGGTGTTCTTCAGCGCCAGGGTGATGATCTGCGGGAACTGCTTGACCGCCGAATCCCAGTTGAAGAACGCCTTGCCGATGGAGGCCCAGTCGGCGAAGAGGATAAACAGGGCGACGGCGAGCGCCAGCAGTCCGTACTGGACGGAGCGGCTGACGCGGGCCCGTTGGCGAACAGTCATAGCCATGTGATTTGCCTTTTACATGTTGCGGGGCGGTTCCGGGTCAGGAAGCGGCCGGAGCCAACGACTGATCCGGAACCGCCCCGGCTGTGCGGTCGGTCCGGGCGGGTTACTTGGCGGCTTCGCCGAACCAGGTGGTCTTGAGCTTGGTCATGGTGCCGTCGTCGGCCAGGCGCTTGAGCGTCTTGTTGACAGAGTCGGTCATGGCTTTGTTGTCCTTCTTGACTGCGACGCCGAGCTGTTCGCCGGTCTTGTAGGTCTCGGCGAAGACCAGGCTGTCGTCGCCCTTGGCCGCGAAGCCCAGTACGGACTGGTTGTTGATGGCCGCGTCGACGCCGCCGGTCTTGATCGCCTGGATCAGCAGGCCGGTGTTCTCGTACTGGATCGTCTCCAGGCCCTTGGACTTGGCGTATTCCTCGCCGGTGGTGCCCTGCTGGACGCCGACCTTCTTGCCCTTGAGGTCGGCCAGGTTCTTCAGGCCGGAGGCCTTGGTGGCCAGCAGCGAGAGGTCGTCGTCGAGGTACGGGGTGGAGAAGTCCATAACGGTCTTGCGGGCGTCCGTGATGGAGATGCCCGAGACGGCGATGTCGCACTGGTTGGTGTTGAGAGCCTGGCCCGACTGGATGCCTTCGAAGGCCACCGTGAGGACATTGGGCTCGACCTTGAGGTCCTTGGCGATCTCCGCGGCCAGGTCCATGTCGAAGCCGACGTTCTTGCCGTCCTTGACGAACTCGAACGGCTCGTAGGGGATGTCCGAGCAGACCGTGAGCTTGCCGGACTCGATGAGCTTGACGCCGGAATCGGTGGTCGTGGTACCGCCGGAAGTGCTGCAGCCGGTCAGGGCGAGGGCGCCGACGGCGAGCAGGACAGCCGCCTTGGCCGCGGGACCGGCCAGGTGGGAACGGGAGATCAGCATTTCTTTACCTTTTGTTGCAGGGGTATGCGTGACTGGAACGGCTTTTAGTCTATCGCCGAATGAGAGATGTGCATCACATGAAACTTAGTTTCACTATTGGATAACTAAACCGCCCCGCTTTTCAAGAGCCCGCGCGTTCCCGGTGTCTGGAATTCCGGACTTCCCGGTCAGTTGCTGATGCCGAGGGATTCCAGCATCGGCCGGAACTTCGCCCAGGTCTCGGCCAGCTCCGCCTCGGGGACGGAGCCCTCGACGACGCCGCAGCCGGCGTAAAGCCGGACCGTGTCCGGGGACTCAATGACCGCGCCGCGCAGGGCGATGCCCCACTCGCCGTTGCCCGCGGCGTCGAGCCAGCCGACCGGACCGGCGTAGGGGCCGCGGTCCAGGTGCTCAAGTTTGCGGATCAGGGCCCCGGCCACGGTGGT harbors:
- the argS gene encoding arginine--tRNA ligase codes for the protein MVVPRVQAAIAHAFGEEFRQTDPVIRPSQFADIQINAAMALAKKVGLAPRDAAARIVEVLDLDGVCSLVEISGPGFINLTFDGTWIEELLNTPEPAGGQPEPMHRVVVDYSSPNVAKEMHVGHLRTTVVGDSLVRVLEALGHTVIRQNHIGDWGTPFGMLIEHWLEVGEDSPEAALLVDDPSAFYQAARAKFDASAADPDGFATRARLRVVALQGGDADTFAVWQRLVAQSKRYFNAIYAMLGISLTDDHIAGESSYDAHLAQLCQELEERGIARISEGALCTFPAGFTGRDGDPLPLIIRKSDGGYGYGTTDLATIRYRVRELAADRVLYVVGAPQNVHLRMVMATARDAGWLPDTVEATHVQIGNVLGEDGKILKSRAGNPVKLMALLREAVDRARAVIDASRPELSDDERAVTARQVGIGAVKYADLSTGHDTEYVFDFDRMLALTGNTGPYVQYAAARIRSILRKAGALEQDLGPGAPAATIAVVEPAERALALHLLEYDATLHKVGELLEPHRFCAYLFELAQLFTSFYDQCPVLKAEATVRDSRLALCGLVLRRLSSGLDLLGIETPENM
- the menD gene encoding 2-succinyl-5-enolpyruvyl-6-hydroxy-3-cyclohexene-1-carboxylic-acid synthase, translated to MSPEAPAAGSPGDGSLGSVEAARVAVAALIGSGVRYVVVAPGSRSAPMAYALAEADAAGRVELLVRIDERDAGFTALGLALATGAPAAVLTTSGTAVGNLLPAVMEANHAAVPLVVLSADRPEELRGTGANQTTVQPDLFGEHVRFAADVPAGENPLRAVETALNAATGAFKDIPPGPVQLNLAFRDPLVPAARDGLGEGSGRRIHQAARHPLALDFPDASPALPERRTVVLAGHDAGPVAEAFARAQGLPLLAEPSSNARFGPNAVGPYRLLLEHFGPDSGQPIERVVLFGRPTLSRPVSALLARADVPSALYQPVQVAWYEPGRRTELPLETLADLADFAGRGSPAWLDTWLLAGAAAQHTLDLVLAGSASSSAGSGTASGPASGPAVGALVWEHARGQLVLGSSNGIRDVDLAGAPAPEPQATVFANRGLAGIDGTLATATGIAVGGRQETTVLLGDVTFLHDAGGLLLGAGETEPALRIVVLNDAGGAIFGLLEHGAVEQSGRYGTAVERLFGTPHTVDFSALAAAYGVAHRTASTTAELAAALEEPVHGRSIIEVRTDRQGLRELHGRLREAVSAAVAGVLGG
- a CDS encoding amino acid ABC transporter ATP-binding protein — translated: MTESTSSAAAKQIQAAGVSIKDLRKSYGSNEVLKGINLEVAPGEVVCLIGPSGSGKSTLLRCVNLLEQPNEGTIHVGGFESTDPDVDIDKMRRKVGMVFQQFNLFPHLNALQNCTIAQTKVLKRSQDEAAAVARKNLARVGLDHLADRFPDQLSGGQQQRVAIARALSMDPELMLFDEPTSALDPETVGDVLAVMRNLAKEGMTMLVVTHEMGFAREVADRVVFMDGGVVVEEGAAEQVVGAPTQPRTKEFLRRVLDPTHIDIAD
- a CDS encoding amino acid ABC transporter permease — protein: MAMTVRQRARVSRSVQYGLLALAVALFILFADWASIGKAFFNWDSAVKQFPQIITLALKNTLIYTALSFVVGLSGGLLLALMKLSSVAVWRWIATLYIEFFRGVPALLVFIAFGFGIPTAFGVRFDIYVTVMLALGMVAAAYIAETLRAGLQAVPKGQLEAARSLGMPHWRAMVSIVIPQAFKIVLPPLTNEVILLTKDSSLVYLLGLAASQYELTKFGRDGITQPNAGLTPLVIAGACYLIITVPLGILARRFESRTAKTKG
- a CDS encoding ABC transporter substrate-binding protein: MLISRSHLAGPAAKAAVLLAVGALALTGCSTSGGTTTTDSGVKLIESGKLTVCSDIPYEPFEFVKDGKNVGFDMDLAAEIAKDLKVEPNVLTVAFEGIQSGQALNTNQCDIAVSGISITDARKTVMDFSTPYLDDDLSLLATKASGLKNLADLKGKKVGVQQGTTGEEYAKSKGLETIQYENTGLLIQAIKTGGVDAAINNQSVLGFAAKGDDSLVFAETYKTGEQLGVAVKKDNKAMTDSVNKTLKRLADDGTMTKLKTTWFGEAAK